One window from the genome of Puniceicoccus vermicola encodes:
- a CDS encoding methyltransferase family protein, with protein MITKDTEQGGVDRSHGKSTPEKAVFILGHLSILLLGVWLSQLGGFSFICEAMGISSQLSDPTRADILLACMFLYWARHTFTVTYLLTRRLAWSEVLGLLFFFAFFELGLLLVGGGAFREAPTALGKLDVFALCLLLTGSLLNSLSELQRKRWKSNPENKGHCYTKGLFQYSMHINYFGDTLLFLGWCLLAANLWTLILPAFMAASFVFYHIPALDSYLEKRYGEEFRVYSQKTKKFVPFLY; from the coding sequence ATGATCACTAAGGATACAGAACAAGGGGGAGTGGATCGGTCCCATGGGAAATCGACCCCAGAAAAGGCGGTCTTCATTTTGGGACACCTTTCGATTTTATTGCTAGGCGTATGGCTCTCGCAACTCGGAGGATTCTCATTCATCTGCGAAGCTATGGGAATCAGCTCCCAACTTTCCGATCCTACCCGCGCTGACATCCTGTTGGCCTGTATGTTTTTATATTGGGCTCGCCACACCTTCACAGTGACCTATCTACTGACAAGAAGACTGGCTTGGTCAGAGGTGCTCGGCCTCCTCTTTTTCTTTGCTTTCTTTGAGCTGGGCCTACTCCTCGTCGGTGGTGGCGCCTTTAGAGAAGCTCCGACGGCACTCGGAAAACTCGACGTGTTTGCACTGTGCCTACTCCTGACGGGATCGCTCCTGAATAGCTTATCTGAGCTCCAACGAAAGCGCTGGAAGAGCAATCCCGAAAACAAGGGTCACTGCTACACAAAGGGCCTGTTCCAGTACTCCATGCACATCAACTATTTTGGAGACACTCTCTTATTCCTCGGCTGGTGCCTTCTCGCGGCAAACCTCTGGACATTGATCCTGCCCGCATTCATGGCCGCCTCGTTTGTATTCTATCATATCCCAGCGCTAGATTCCTACCTCGAGAAACGATACGGAGAAGAATTTCGCGTGTACTCCCAGAAGACCAAGAAGTTCGTTCCCTTTCTCTATTAA